The proteins below come from a single Pedobacter aquae genomic window:
- a CDS encoding DUF5670 family protein, with amino-acid sequence MKTLLNILAMLFVLGWGLGVFVFTAGILIHILLVLGVFTMIINLLSEEESTG; translated from the coding sequence ATGAAAACATTATTGAATATTCTTGCAATGCTGTTTGTATTGGGATGGGGCTTAGGAGTATTTGTTTTTACTGCCGGTATATTGATTCATATTTTATTAGTATTAGGCGTATTCACGATGATTATTAATTTGTTAAGCGAAGAAGAATCTACAGGATAA
- a CDS encoding TatD family hydrolase: MIYPTKEHFINIHTHKKASSCHEWILRNAFFVLKPQNLHHLDYAVSVGLHPWFASEAQDISQNLASYLEIENVLAIGEIGLDRVNGPSLELQKQVFQKQLATAEAYQKPVIIHAVKAYADVLPYLKQFKMPFVLHGFKANLHQLNQFLKYPQVYFSFGKDLFYEDSKAAKTFQEVPADRFFLETDTAHLQIEALYQQAAKIRKIDIVQLKKQVFYNFEAVFKRLIP; this comes from the coding sequence ATGATATATCCTACAAAAGAGCATTTCATCAATATTCACACGCATAAAAAGGCATCTAGCTGTCACGAGTGGATTTTGAGAAATGCTTTTTTTGTTTTAAAACCTCAGAATTTGCATCATTTGGATTATGCTGTTTCTGTAGGCTTACACCCTTGGTTTGCTTCCGAGGCTCAAGATATATCCCAAAATTTGGCTTCTTATTTAGAAATAGAAAATGTATTGGCCATAGGTGAAATTGGTTTAGACCGAGTAAATGGACCTAGTTTAGAATTGCAAAAGCAAGTTTTTCAAAAGCAATTAGCTACTGCAGAAGCTTATCAAAAACCAGTTATTATTCATGCTGTTAAGGCTTACGCCGATGTACTCCCTTATTTAAAGCAGTTTAAGATGCCATTTGTTCTACATGGTTTTAAAGCTAATCTGCACCAGCTAAATCAGTTTTTAAAATATCCACAGGTGTATTTTTCTTTTGGGAAGGATTTGTTTTACGAGGATAGCAAAGCTGCAAAAACATTTCAGGAAGTACCGGCAGACCGTTTCTTTCTAGAAACAGATACAGCACATTTACAGATTGAAGCGCTTTATCAGCAAGCTGCAAAAATCAGAAAAATAGATATAGTGCAATTAAAAAAGCAGGTTTTTTATAATTTTGAAGCCGTTTTTAAAAGATTAATTCCATAA
- a CDS encoding alkene reductase — MSNHLFQTYNLGQLTLQNRAVMAPMTRSRAINNIPNDLMVTYYQQRAGAGLIITEGTSPSPNGLGYARIPGIFNQQQVAGWHKVTDAVHAKGAKIFIQLMHTGRVSHEVNLPKGARVVGPSNITAAGDMWTDAEGMKPHTQPHALTTEEVKATIQEYVNAAKLAVEAGFDGVELHAANGYLIEQFINGVVNNRTDEYGGSVVNRSKFLLEIAAQTIAAIGKEKVGVRFSPFSGFNDIPAYNEVTETYDYLSQKLNDLGVAYLHLLDHSANGLDLVPADLRATIRANFKGTLIWCGAYDLERAIQDLQDGKADLIAFGKPFISNPDLVERLQQNLALAQPDFNTLYTPDEKGFTDYPVAV; from the coding sequence ATGAGCAATCACTTATTTCAGACTTATAATTTAGGTCAACTTACCTTACAAAATAGAGCTGTTATGGCTCCAATGACTCGTTCTAGAGCTATAAATAACATTCCTAACGATTTAATGGTAACTTATTACCAGCAAAGAGCAGGAGCAGGATTAATCATCACAGAAGGTACTTCCCCGTCACCTAATGGTTTAGGTTATGCCAGAATTCCTGGTATTTTCAATCAGCAACAAGTAGCGGGTTGGCATAAAGTTACAGATGCTGTACATGCAAAAGGCGCTAAAATATTTATACAACTGATGCATACAGGTAGAGTTTCACACGAAGTAAATCTTCCTAAAGGAGCTAGAGTTGTTGGTCCGTCTAACATTACCGCTGCAGGTGATATGTGGACAGATGCTGAAGGGATGAAGCCACACACTCAGCCACATGCATTAACTACAGAAGAAGTTAAAGCAACCATTCAGGAATATGTAAACGCCGCAAAATTAGCTGTAGAGGCAGGTTTTGATGGCGTAGAACTTCATGCTGCTAATGGTTATTTGATTGAACAATTTATTAACGGAGTTGTAAACAACCGTACAGATGAATATGGTGGCTCGGTAGTAAATAGAAGTAAATTTTTATTGGAGATTGCAGCGCAAACAATTGCAGCTATCGGTAAAGAAAAAGTAGGGGTAAGATTTTCTCCGTTTAGCGGTTTTAATGATATACCTGCTTACAATGAAGTAACCGAAACTTATGATTATCTATCGCAGAAATTAAATGATTTAGGTGTTGCTTATTTACACCTTTTAGATCATTCTGCAAATGGGTTAGATTTAGTTCCGGCAGATTTAAGAGCAACCATAAGAGCAAATTTTAAAGGTACTTTAATTTGGTGCGGAGCTTATGATTTAGAAAGAGCTATTCAAGATTTGCAAGATGGAAAAGCAGATTTAATTGCGTTTGGCAAACCTTTTATTTCAAACCCAGATTTGGTAGAACGCTTACAACAAAACCTTGCTTTAGCACAGCCAGATTTCAATACACTTTATACTCCAGACGAAAAAGGGTTTACAGATTATCCTGTTGCTGTCTAA
- a CDS encoding cytidine deaminase — translation MNIAYEAYAGIDELSTQDKQLCLEAVKAMESSYSPYSKFRVGAAVLLSNKQVVRGSNQENAAYPSGLCAERVALFAAGANFPEEEILTIAVTASTQEFQLLRPVTSCGPCLQVMAEYEQKQNKPIEVLLYCINGEVWKVKGVNSFLPMMFFEKRLGKG, via the coding sequence ATAAACATAGCTTACGAAGCTTATGCAGGTATTGATGAACTTTCTACCCAAGACAAGCAATTATGTTTAGAGGCTGTTAAAGCTATGGAGTCTTCTTACTCTCCTTACTCTAAATTTAGAGTGGGTGCGGCTGTTTTATTAAGTAATAAGCAGGTTGTTAGAGGAAGTAATCAGGAAAATGCAGCATATCCATCAGGTTTATGTGCAGAAAGGGTAGCTCTTTTTGCTGCCGGAGCAAATTTTCCAGAGGAAGAAATACTTACCATAGCAGTTACAGCATCAACACAAGAATTTCAATTATTAAGGCCTGTAACTTCTTGTGGCCCTTGTTTGCAGGTAATGGCCGAGTATGAGCAGAAGCAAAATAAACCCATAGAGGTTTTACTTTACTGCATTAACGGAGAAGTTTGGAAAGTTAAAGGTGTAAATAGCTTTTTACCAATGATGTTTTTTGAAAAAAGGTTGGGTAAAGGGTGA
- a CDS encoding tRNA threonylcarbamoyladenosine dehydratase: protein MIEIPHWMSRTNLLLDNHQMQKLMNANVLVVGLGGVGGICAEMIARAGVGKMTIVDADVVEASNRNRQIPALISTDNQPKAEVMAQRLRDINPDIDLTVINEYIKDQRTEEILNEGNFDYAVDCIDTLSPKVFFIQTCLEKGIPLVSSMGAGGRVDPSKVRVSDISDSYNCTLARYVRKRLRKFGIRKGLKVVFSSELPDANKVILAPEGGPKNL, encoded by the coding sequence ATGATTGAAATTCCTCATTGGATGTCTCGCACCAATTTATTGCTAGACAATCATCAAATGCAAAAATTAATGAATGCCAATGTGTTGGTTGTAGGTTTAGGTGGTGTTGGAGGCATTTGTGCAGAAATGATAGCCAGAGCTGGAGTGGGTAAAATGACTATTGTAGATGCTGATGTGGTAGAGGCAAGTAACCGTAACAGGCAAATTCCTGCTTTAATATCTACAGATAATCAGCCTAAAGCAGAAGTCATGGCTCAGCGTTTACGCGATATTAATCCTGATATAGATTTAACCGTTATTAATGAATATATCAAAGACCAACGTACCGAAGAAATTCTTAATGAAGGTAATTTTGACTATGCCGTAGATTGTATCGATACGCTTTCTCCAAAAGTGTTTTTTATTCAAACCTGCTTAGAAAAAGGCATTCCTTTGGTGTCTTCTATGGGCGCTGGCGGCAGGGTAGACCCCTCCAAAGTAAGAGTATCAGATATATCTGATTCTTATAACTGTACTTTAGCCCGTTATGTAAGAAAAAGATTGAGGAAATTTGGTATTAGAAAAGGCTTAAAAGTGGTGTTCTCATCAGAACTTCCAGATGCAAATAAAGTTATTTTAGCGCCAGAAGGTGGACCTAAAAATCTTTAA
- a CDS encoding GxxExxY protein produces the protein MNIENKLATEVIGASIKVHKYLGPGLLESAYKECLYYELKKSGLNVKKEEKLPLLYEDVELDCGYRLDILVDNKLIVEVKAVAEINDIHLAQMLTYLKLSECKLGLLINFNVLLLKSGIKRLINNIE, from the coding sequence ATGAACATAGAAAACAAACTAGCAACCGAAGTAATAGGAGCTTCTATAAAAGTTCATAAATATTTAGGTCCTGGTTTGCTAGAGTCTGCATATAAAGAATGTTTATATTACGAATTAAAGAAATCGGGTTTAAACGTTAAAAAGGAAGAAAAACTGCCACTATTATATGAAGATGTAGAATTAGATTGTGGTTATAGATTAGATATTCTAGTTGATAATAAGCTTATTGTTGAAGTAAAAGCTGTAGCAGAAATAAATGATATACATTTAGCACAAATGTTAACTTATTTAAAGCTTTCGGAATGTAAGTTAGGTTTGCTTATTAATTTTAATGTTCTCTTGTTAAAGAGCGGAATTAAAAGATTGATTAACAATATTGAATAA